The Polyangium aurulentum genomic interval GTGCCCGCGCCCCTGCTTCTTCATCAGCGGCAGCCCCGCCGCGATGCCGTGCAGGACGCCCCGGATGTTGACGTCGATCATCCGGTTCCACTCCTCGACCTTCAAGGACGACATCGGGGACAGGGGCATGACGCCCGCGTTGTTCACGATGACGTCGACGCGGCCGAACGTCTTCTGCGCGAAATCGACGAAGGCTTGCACGTCCTCGAGGCGCGTGACGTCGAGGGCCTGGTAGACGGCCGATCCGCCCTCGGCCTTGATGGCGGCGGCGAGCGCATCGAGCCTGTCGGTGCGCCTCGCGCCCATGACCACGTGCGCTCCGCGCTGGCCCAGGAGCCGCGCCGTGGCCTCGCCAATGCCGCTGCTCGCACCCGTGATTGCGACGACCTTATCCTTGATTCCAGACATGGCGATCCTCCGTGGTTCGTGCTCTCGTCGAATCGACGTGCACCGGACACGACGGAACCTAGCCTCCGGGCGGCTGACGTCGGTAGCACGTTACGACCGGCTTCTTGCCTGATCCTCCGAGAGGTGGCAGACCAGCGCCTGGCCGCTCGCCCGCGGCCGGAGGGAGATGGCACCCATGTCGGACGTGGCGGAGCTGGCGGCCCTGATCAAGCGGTTCGCGGTGGAGGACGGCGTCCACGCGACGGCCATCGAGCGGCTGTCGCTCATCCGCATCTCGCAGCCCAACGCGCCCCTCCACGTCCTCCACGAGCCCGCGCTGTGCATCATCGCGCAAGGCGGCAAGCGGGTGATGCTGGCCGAGGAGGTCTACCACTACGACGCCTCGCGCTACCTCGTCGCCTCCGTCGACCTGCCCATCACCGGCCAGGTCGTCGAGGCGAGCCCGGAGGTGCCCTATCTGTGCTTCCGCCTCGACCTCGACCCCGGCGAGATCGCCGCCCTGATCCTCGAGGCAGGCCCGCCCGTGCCCCCCCCGCAGCGCGCGACGCGCGGCCTGTTCCTGAGCGAGGCGACCTCGTCCATGCTGGACGCGGCGGCGAGGCTCGTGCGCCTGCTCGACGCGCCCGAGGACATCCCCGCGCTCGCGCCGCTGGCCACGCGCGAGATCGCCTACCGGCTGCTCCGGAGCGACGAGGGCTGGCGCCTGCGCCAGATCGCCACGCCCGACACCCAGGCCCAGCGCATTGCCCGCGCCATCAACTGGCTCAAGGTCCACTTCGCCGAGCCGCTGCGCATCGAGGACCTCGCCCGCGAGGTGCACATGAGCCCGTCGTCCTTGCACCACCATTTCAGGGCCGTCACGGCCATGAGCCCGCTGCAATACCAGAAGCGATTGCGGCTTCAGGAGGCCCGCCGCCTCATGCTGGGCGACGGGATGGACGCGTCCTCGGCGAGCTACCGCGTGGGCTACGAGAGCCCGTCGCAGTTCAGCCGCGAATACAGCCGCATGTTCGGCGAGCCGCCGGCCCGGGACCTGCGGCGGCTGCGGGACGGCAAGAGGGCGATGACCGCGCCCTGAAGGCCGCTATCCCGACCGCTCCTCCTCGGACCCGGCGCCTCGGGCCGAGGGCCTGCCAGAGACGAGGTCGAGCACGTCGCCCTCGCCGAGCACGTGCAATCTCACGTCGAAGAAGCTCATGGCCCGGTCGTCGCAATCCGAGCCGACCGAGCAGAGGTTCGTGTACGTCATCGCGCGGGCGTCGACGATGGTGACCGCGCCCGAGCCGAACACCGAGAAGCGCTGCTCCTCCTCGAAGATCACGGCCGTGTCCTCGTCGATGCCGACGCCGATGTTCTGCGGGTTGTGGGCGACCGCCGCGAGCAGCCGGCCGATACGGCCGCGCTCCGCGAAATGCTGGTCCACCACGACGCCGCGCACGAAGCCGAGCCCGGGGGCCATTCGCACAGCGTTGCCCACCT includes:
- a CDS encoding SDR family oxidoreductase, producing MSGIKDKVVAITGASSGIGEATARLLGQRGAHVVMGARRTDRLDALAAAIKAEGGSAVYQALDVTRLEDVQAFVDFAQKTFGRVDVIVNNAGVMPLSPMSSLKVEEWNRMIDVNIRGVLHGIAAGLPLMKKQGRGHFINVSSIGGHIVVPTAAVYCATKYAVVAISEGLRQEENDGDIRVTVISPGVTESELADTISDPAAREGMKEYRRIAIPSSAIAKAIAFAIEQPDDVDVNEIIVRPTKSPN
- a CDS encoding AraC family transcriptional regulator, with the protein product MSDVAELAALIKRFAVEDGVHATAIERLSLIRISQPNAPLHVLHEPALCIIAQGGKRVMLAEEVYHYDASRYLVASVDLPITGQVVEASPEVPYLCFRLDLDPGEIAALILEAGPPVPPPQRATRGLFLSEATSSMLDAAARLVRLLDAPEDIPALAPLATREIAYRLLRSDEGWRLRQIATPDTQAQRIARAINWLKVHFAEPLRIEDLAREVHMSPSSLHHHFRAVTAMSPLQYQKRLRLQEARRLMLGDGMDASSASYRVGYESPSQFSREYSRMFGEPPARDLRRLRDGKRAMTAP